One Prosthecodimorpha staleyi DNA window includes the following coding sequences:
- a CDS encoding cyclase family protein, giving the protein MCVPGCEEAVLKRLSRRGLFKGFGAVTAAGFAATAVPGVAAAQSTARSFSKVVDLTHTMSPDFPTFFGVPGIEMQKQFDFKKDGFNLYWWRIIEHAGTHMDAPIHFSEAGATIDKIAADQLVAPLAVIDITAKAAADVDALVTVADIEAWEKAHGKLPDNCVVAMNSGWDKHVTSPKFMGKDAGGVLHFPGFSPEAAEFLIKNRTVRGMAVDSASLDHGPSKDFKVHYMWLPSGRFGLECVANLGAVPPVGATIVVGQPKVKDATGGPSRILALV; this is encoded by the coding sequence ATGTGCGTACCCGGATGTGAGGAAGCGGTGCTGAAGCGCCTGTCCCGGCGCGGTCTCTTCAAGGGCTTCGGCGCGGTCACGGCGGCCGGCTTCGCGGCGACGGCGGTGCCGGGCGTGGCGGCCGCCCAGTCGACGGCGCGCAGCTTCTCCAAGGTGGTCGACCTGACCCACACGATGAGCCCGGATTTCCCGACCTTCTTCGGCGTGCCCGGCATCGAGATGCAGAAGCAGTTCGACTTCAAGAAGGACGGCTTCAATCTCTATTGGTGGCGCATCATCGAGCATGCCGGCACCCATATGGATGCCCCGATCCACTTCTCCGAGGCCGGCGCCACGATCGACAAGATCGCCGCCGACCAGCTGGTCGCGCCGCTGGCCGTGATCGACATCACCGCCAAGGCGGCCGCGGATGTCGACGCGCTGGTCACCGTCGCCGACATCGAGGCCTGGGAGAAGGCCCACGGCAAGCTGCCGGACAATTGCGTGGTGGCGATGAATTCCGGCTGGGACAAGCATGTCACGAGCCCGAAATTCATGGGCAAGGATGCCGGCGGGGTGCTGCACTTCCCCGGATTCTCGCCCGAGGCGGCCGAATTCCTGATCAAGAACCGCACCGTGCGCGGCATGGCGGTCGATTCCGCCTCGCTCGACCACGGGCCGTCGAAGGACTTCAAGGTCCACTACATGTGGCTGCCGTCGGGCCGCTTCGGCCTGGAATGCGTCGCCAATCTCGGCGCCGTGCCGCCGGTCGGCGCGACCATCGTGGTCGGCCAGCCCAAGGTCAAGGACGCCACCGGCGGCCCGAGCCGCATCCTCGCCCTGGTTTGA
- a CDS encoding RICIN domain-containing protein, whose product MQRLLAIAFAALLVSPAAEAQQQGRMIVNTLSGKCLDVSGAPGVNRGAPLILYDCERSGINPNGTPSDQFWIFSGGFIRNALSGKCIDVAGAPGVVNGAKLQLWDCETSGRSANGAATDQLWTLRPDGFIVNQTSGKCIDVSGAPGVGNGAPVQLWDCENSGRNPNGSVTDQRWRF is encoded by the coding sequence ATGCAGCGTCTACTTGCCATCGCCTTCGCCGCCCTTCTGGTATCGCCGGCCGCCGAGGCCCAGCAGCAGGGCCGGATGATCGTCAACACGCTGTCCGGCAAGTGCCTGGACGTATCCGGGGCGCCCGGCGTCAACCGCGGGGCGCCGCTGATTCTCTATGATTGCGAGCGCTCCGGCATCAATCCGAACGGAACGCCGTCCGACCAGTTCTGGATTTTTTCCGGCGGCTTCATCCGCAATGCGCTGTCGGGCAAGTGCATCGACGTTGCCGGCGCGCCGGGCGTCGTCAATGGCGCGAAGCTGCAGCTTTGGGATTGCGAGACCTCGGGGCGCAGCGCCAACGGAGCGGCGACCGACCAGCTCTGGACCCTGCGTCCGGACGGATTCATCGTCAACCAGACGTCCGGCAAGTGCATCGACGTGTCGGGGGCTCCCGGTGTCGGCAACGGTGCCCCGGTCCAGCTCTGGGACTGCGAGAATAGCGGCCGGAACCCGAACGGTTCGGTGACCGACCAGCGCTGGCGCTTCTGA
- a CDS encoding ABC-F family ATP-binding cassette domain-containing protein — MISISELTYRIAGRTLLDKASVVVPTGAKVGLVGKNGTGKTTLFKLITGDIAAESGAIGMPRGARIGGVAQEAPGSAITLLDFVLAADTERAALLTEAEHATDAHRIAEIHTRLADIRAHSAEARAATILAGLGFDHEAQRRPCSDFSGGWRMRVALAGVLFAEPDLLLLDEPTNYLDLEGTLWLETYVARYPHTVLIISHDRDLLNVAVDTIVHLDQGKLVAYRGGYDSFERQRREKMILTQKMREKQDAQRAHLQAFIDRFKAKATKARQAQSRVKALARMEPIAALAADEVMPFTFQAPAVKLSPPIIALDKASVGYEPGRPILKNLTLRIDDDDRIGLLGANGNGKSTLAKLIAGRLDPMGGEIRRATKLDIAFFAQHQLDDLMPNGSPVDHVAPLMKDQPEARIRSRVAQMGLPTSRMDTPAKDLSGGEKARLLMGLATFAGPNLMILDEPTNHLDIDSREALVQALADYDGAVILISHDRHLVEATVDRLLIVADGTVSAFDGDMDDYKKFILDRASREARQDNASGAAEAPKLSAQDRRRIAATLREQMAPLRKKIREAEQRIEKLQGELAKLDRDLADPALFTKDPARGTRLSKQRADTEKAIAETEEAWLTMSAEYEAAEKAAVEG, encoded by the coding sequence ATGATCAGCATCTCCGAACTCACCTACCGGATCGCCGGGCGCACGCTCCTGGACAAGGCCTCCGTCGTGGTGCCGACCGGCGCCAAGGTCGGGCTCGTCGGCAAGAACGGGACCGGCAAGACGACCCTGTTCAAGCTGATCACGGGCGACATCGCCGCCGAATCCGGCGCGATCGGCATGCCGCGCGGCGCGCGCATCGGCGGCGTCGCCCAGGAGGCGCCGGGCAGCGCGATCACGCTGCTCGATTTCGTGCTCGCCGCCGATACCGAGCGGGCCGCGCTGCTGACCGAAGCCGAACACGCCACCGATGCGCACCGGATCGCCGAGATCCACACCCGGCTGGCCGACATCCGCGCCCATTCGGCGGAAGCGCGCGCCGCCACCATCCTGGCCGGCCTCGGCTTCGACCACGAGGCGCAGCGGCGGCCCTGCTCGGACTTCTCCGGTGGCTGGCGCATGCGCGTGGCGCTCGCCGGGGTGCTGTTCGCCGAGCCGGACCTGCTGCTCCTCGACGAGCCGACCAACTATCTCGACCTCGAAGGCACGCTCTGGCTCGAGACCTATGTGGCGCGCTACCCGCATACCGTTCTGATCATCAGCCACGACCGCGATCTGCTCAATGTCGCGGTCGACACAATCGTGCATCTCGACCAGGGCAAGCTCGTCGCCTATCGCGGCGGCTATGACAGCTTCGAGCGGCAGCGGCGGGAAAAGATGATCCTGACGCAGAAGATGCGCGAGAAGCAGGATGCGCAGCGCGCCCATCTGCAGGCCTTCATCGACCGCTTCAAGGCCAAGGCGACCAAGGCGCGCCAGGCGCAGAGCCGCGTCAAGGCGCTCGCCCGGATGGAGCCGATCGCCGCGCTCGCCGCCGACGAGGTGATGCCCTTCACCTTCCAGGCGCCGGCCGTGAAGCTGTCGCCGCCGATCATCGCCCTCGACAAGGCCTCGGTCGGCTACGAGCCGGGCCGCCCGATTCTGAAGAACCTGACGCTGCGCATCGACGACGACGACCGCATCGGCCTGCTCGGCGCCAACGGCAACGGCAAGTCGACGCTCGCCAAGCTGATCGCCGGCCGGCTCGACCCGATGGGCGGCGAAATCCGGCGCGCGACCAAGCTCGACATCGCCTTCTTCGCCCAGCACCAGCTCGACGACCTGATGCCGAACGGCTCGCCGGTCGACCATGTCGCGCCGCTGATGAAGGACCAGCCGGAGGCGCGCATCCGCTCGCGCGTCGCCCAGATGGGCCTGCCGACCAGCCGCATGGACACGCCCGCCAAGGACCTCTCCGGCGGCGAGAAGGCGCGCCTGCTGATGGGGCTCGCCACCTTCGCCGGCCCCAACCTGATGATCCTCGACGAGCCGACCAACCATCTCGACATCGACAGCCGCGAGGCGCTGGTCCAGGCGCTCGCCGATTATGACGGCGCCGTCATCCTGATCAGCCATGACCGGCACCTGGTCGAGGCGACCGTCGACCGCCTGCTGATCGTCGCCGACGGCACCGTCTCGGCCTTCGACGGCGACATGGACGACTACAAGAAGTTCATCCTCGATCGCGCCAGCCGCGAGGCGCGCCAGGACAACGCGTCCGGCGCCGCGGAGGCGCCGAAACTCTCCGCCCAGGACCGCCGCCGCATCGCCGCGACCTTACGCGAGCAGATGGCGCCCCTGCGCAAGAAGATCCGCGAGGCCGAACAGCGGATTGAGAAGCTGCAGGGCGAGCTCGCCAAACTCGACCGCGACCTCGCCGATCCCGCCCTCTTCACCAAGGACCCGGCCCGCGGCACCCGCCTTTCCAAGCAGCGCGCCGACACCGAGAAGGCCATCGCCGAGACCGAAGAGGCCTGGCTGACGATGTCCGCCGAATACGAGGCGGCGGAGAAGGCGGCCGTGGAGGGATAG
- a CDS encoding M15 family metallopeptidase, with the protein MTATGMKTAGLRTVHSKDGAIKAAVTGGRVRSCSVPAAALAGVVAIAALPAGAAEDLPPGFVRLADIDASIRQDMRYAGAQNFVGRPVAGYEKPVCILTRAAATALSQAQKRLAADGLSLKVYDCYRPARAVADFGRWARSPDQATKAEFYPAVDKARLFGHGYISGRSGHSRGSTVDLTLVPAGAPGLRGAAGPHGPCTAPEAERAPDDSLDMGTAFDCFDPRAATGHPAIAGAPANNRARLAQAMQAAGFVGYAKEWWHFTLSPEPFPETYFDFPVR; encoded by the coding sequence ATGACGGCTACCGGGATGAAAACGGCCGGTTTGCGCACGGTCCACTCGAAGGACGGGGCGATCAAGGCCGCCGTGACCGGGGGCAGGGTCCGATCGTGTTCGGTCCCGGCGGCGGCGCTGGCGGGCGTCGTGGCGATTGCCGCGCTGCCGGCCGGGGCCGCGGAGGATCTGCCGCCCGGCTTCGTCCGCTTGGCCGACATCGACGCCAGCATCCGCCAGGACATGCGCTATGCCGGCGCGCAGAATTTCGTCGGCCGGCCGGTCGCCGGCTACGAGAAGCCGGTCTGCATCCTGACCCGGGCGGCCGCGACGGCGCTGTCTCAGGCGCAGAAGCGGCTCGCCGCCGACGGACTGTCGCTCAAGGTCTACGACTGCTACCGCCCGGCCCGGGCGGTCGCCGATTTCGGCCGCTGGGCACGCTCGCCGGATCAGGCGACCAAGGCGGAATTCTACCCCGCGGTCGACAAGGCGCGCCTGTTCGGCCACGGCTATATTTCCGGGAGGTCCGGCCATTCGCGCGGCTCGACCGTCGATCTCACCCTCGTGCCCGCCGGCGCGCCCGGCCTGCGCGGCGCCGCCGGCCCCCACGGCCCCTGCACGGCCCCTGAGGCCGAGCGCGCGCCGGACGACAGCCTCGACATGGGCACCGCCTTCGACTGCTTCGACCCGCGCGCCGCGACCGGCCACCCCGCCATCGCCGGCGCCCCCGCGAACAACCGCGCCCGCCTCGCCCAGGCCATGCAGGCCGCCGGCTTCGTCGGCTACGCAAAGGAATGGTGGCACTTCACGCTGTCGCCGGAACCGTTCCCCGAAACCTATTTCGATTTCCCGGTGCGGTGA
- a CDS encoding TetR/AcrR family transcriptional regulator — translation MARRMAKSHDDLRRDAVAAARALVVGEGTAALTVRRVAETIGCSVGTIYNIFADLDDLIVHVAATVLDEMHGALFAAPLPAEPVAALRDLAQRYLAFAVAHPRLWTMLFEYTTASERPMPDWHLERIARLVADVQAHAAAVLDGSGADVKASVDVLWASVHGITALALRGKLGIVTAESAGALADRLVVTFLAGARAERAADVAEGAAGTAGEADR, via the coding sequence ATGGCCAGGCGGATGGCGAAATCGCATGACGACCTGCGGCGGGACGCGGTCGCCGCGGCGCGGGCGCTGGTCGTCGGCGAGGGGACGGCGGCGTTGACCGTGCGCCGGGTCGCCGAGACGATCGGCTGCTCGGTCGGCACGATCTACAACATCTTCGCCGATCTCGACGACCTGATCGTCCATGTTGCCGCGACCGTGCTCGACGAGATGCATGGCGCCCTGTTCGCCGCGCCGCTGCCGGCCGAACCGGTCGCGGCGCTACGCGATCTCGCCCAGCGCTATCTCGCCTTCGCGGTCGCCCATCCGCGGCTCTGGACGATGCTATTCGAATACACCACCGCCTCGGAACGACCGATGCCGGACTGGCACCTGGAGCGGATCGCGCGCCTGGTCGCCGACGTGCAGGCCCATGCGGCCGCGGTACTGGACGGTTCGGGCGCCGACGTGAAGGCCTCGGTCGACGTGCTTTGGGCCTCGGTCCACGGCATCACCGCCCTGGCGCTGCGCGGCAAGCTTGGCATCGTCACGGCGGAATCCGCCGGCGCGCTGGCCGACCGGCTGGTGGTCACGTTCCTGGCGGGCGCGCGCGCGGAGCGGGCCGCCGATGTTGCCGAGGGGGCCGCCGGTACCGCCGGGGAGGCGGATCGATGA
- a CDS encoding DNA polymerase III subunit chi produces the protein MPVEAWFYHLRDRTLEQVLPGLVERSLERGWRVVVQAGSEERRDALDAHLWTYADESFLPHGTRKDGDPAVQPVYLTAEADNPNGATVRFLVDRAEPPDLAGYARAVYIFDGNDPDALQDARRRWREAKAAGFEVTYWQQDERGRWIKKA, from the coding sequence GTGCCCGTCGAAGCCTGGTTCTATCACCTGCGTGACCGCACGCTCGAACAGGTCCTGCCGGGGCTTGTCGAACGGTCGCTGGAGCGCGGCTGGCGGGTCGTGGTGCAGGCCGGCTCGGAGGAGCGGCGCGACGCGCTCGACGCGCATCTATGGACCTATGCCGACGAGTCCTTCCTGCCGCACGGCACCCGCAAGGACGGCGACCCGGCCGTGCAGCCGGTCTACCTGACCGCCGAGGCCGACAATCCGAACGGCGCGACGGTGCGCTTCCTGGTCGACCGGGCGGAGCCGCCCGATCTCGCCGGCTATGCGCGCGCCGTCTACATCTTCGACGGTAACGATCCCGATGCCCTGCAGGATGCCCGCCGCCGCTGGCGCGAGGCCAAGGCGGCCGGCTTCGAGGTCACCTATTGGCAGCAGGACGAGCGCGGTCGCTGGATCAAGAAGGCGTGA
- a CDS encoding nucleotidyltransferase domain-containing protein, whose protein sequence is MEASFVPYNNDQARMVIDARQRFSALVDARRRRDGYRGSMTWVERGGAEYLIRSLYPEGGSARRQKSLGLRSPETEALKREFEVGRAEAEARVVNLEDGVARMAAVVESLGLGRVPSLSARILRMLDDAGLLGRKLRLVGTNALFAYEAIAAANFDPGLTTTEDMDLLFHAGAGLRFTAQEELSRESLIALLRRVDRSFGRAGATFRAVNRDGFYVDLIKPEPRPPWRPEPEGVSSDVDDLVASGIEGLFWLQNAPTVETVAFDQKGVPVRLVACDPRAFAVHKLWLSGRLYRDPAKRQRDAGQARAVAEIVATRLLHLPFEAEALRMMPRELVEAAAPLFAAHKPPKLEW, encoded by the coding sequence ATGGAAGCGAGTTTCGTTCCGTATAACAACGATCAAGCGCGGATGGTCATCGATGCGCGCCAGCGCTTTTCTGCGCTCGTCGATGCCCGCCGCCGACGTGACGGTTATCGCGGGTCCATGACCTGGGTTGAGCGAGGCGGGGCGGAGTATCTTATCCGCTCGCTTTACCCGGAAGGCGGAAGCGCTCGCCGTCAAAAGTCTTTGGGATTGCGCAGTCCTGAAACCGAGGCCTTGAAACGCGAATTCGAAGTCGGGCGCGCGGAGGCCGAAGCGCGGGTTGTCAACCTGGAGGATGGCGTCGCGCGCATGGCGGCCGTCGTGGAATCGCTCGGGCTGGGGCGGGTTCCTTCTCTCTCGGCCCGAATTCTCCGGATGCTGGACGATGCCGGACTTCTCGGCCGAAAGCTGCGATTGGTGGGCACCAACGCGCTATTTGCCTACGAGGCGATCGCTGCGGCCAACTTCGATCCCGGTCTGACGACGACCGAGGACATGGACCTCCTGTTCCATGCTGGCGCCGGGTTGCGGTTTACCGCTCAGGAAGAGTTGTCGCGCGAGTCCCTGATCGCCCTTTTGCGTCGTGTCGACCGCAGTTTCGGGCGGGCTGGCGCGACTTTTCGGGCTGTCAACCGCGATGGCTTCTATGTCGATCTGATCAAGCCCGAACCCAGGCCACCCTGGCGACCGGAACCCGAAGGCGTCAGTTCGGACGTCGACGATCTTGTCGCTTCAGGGATTGAGGGCCTGTTTTGGCTCCAGAATGCCCCGACGGTGGAGACTGTGGCCTTTGACCAGAAGGGGGTACCGGTCCGGTTGGTCGCCTGCGACCCCCGGGCCTTTGCGGTCCACAAACTCTGGCTGTCGGGACGGCTTTATCGCGACCCCGCCAAGCGCCAGCGCGATGCCGGACAGGCGCGGGCCGTGGCCGAAATCGTGGCGACGCGGCTTCTGCATCTGCCGTTCGAGGCGGAGGCCTTGCGGATGATGCCGCGCGAACTGGTCGAGGCGGCCGCGCCGCTATTTGCCGCGCACAAGCCGCCGAAGCTAGAATGGTAG
- a CDS encoding leucyl aminopeptidase, with product MSAATIAFQKPVLPETGIVVLLAGDGAALGPVAGELDTATGGTLARAIAAAAYKGKQFAMLDLIAPAGSGLDRVLVVGLGKPAEMKEYDWTRLGGAIAGKLGEIKAEAATLVVERPDGVAIEAAQAADIALGASLRHYRFDRYKTKKKDDEANGSKGLKLSLAVEGHAAAKKAWAGRQAVADGVTIARDLVIEPPNVLSPEEFARRAKELQKLGVEVEILTEKEMKKLGMGAFLGVGQGSSRPPRLVVMRWSGGKEKDQPIAFIGKGVVFDTGGISIKPAAGMEDMKGDMAGAACVTGLMHALAARKAKANVIGAIGLVENMPDGNAQRPGDIVTSMSGQTIEIINTDAEGRLVLADVVWYVQDRFKPRFMLDLATLTGAILVALGKTHAGLFSTSDELAAQVSAAGEATGERVWRMPLGPDYDKMIDSTFADMKNTGGRYGGSITAAQFIKRFTNDVPWVHLDIAGTGMEASASEINKAWSSGWGVRLLDRMVKDNYEG from the coding sequence ATGTCCGCCGCCACGATTGCGTTCCAGAAACCTGTCCTCCCTGAGACCGGCATCGTCGTTCTTCTCGCCGGCGACGGCGCGGCGCTCGGTCCGGTGGCCGGCGAACTCGACACCGCCACGGGCGGAACGTTGGCGCGGGCGATCGCGGCGGCAGCCTACAAGGGCAAGCAGTTCGCAATGCTCGACCTGATCGCGCCGGCCGGCTCGGGCCTCGACCGGGTGCTGGTCGTCGGCCTCGGCAAGCCGGCCGAGATGAAGGAATATGACTGGACCCGCCTCGGCGGCGCGATCGCCGGCAAGCTCGGCGAGATCAAGGCCGAGGCCGCCACGCTGGTCGTCGAGCGGCCGGACGGCGTCGCGATCGAGGCGGCGCAGGCGGCCGACATCGCGCTCGGCGCGTCGCTGCGCCACTACCGCTTCGACCGCTACAAGACCAAGAAGAAGGACGACGAGGCGAACGGCTCCAAGGGGTTGAAGCTCTCGTTGGCGGTCGAGGGCCATGCGGCGGCCAAGAAGGCCTGGGCCGGCCGGCAGGCGGTCGCCGACGGCGTGACGATCGCGCGCGATCTGGTCATCGAGCCGCCGAACGTGCTGTCGCCGGAAGAGTTCGCGCGCCGTGCCAAAGAGCTTCAGAAACTCGGCGTGGAAGTCGAGATCCTGACCGAGAAGGAGATGAAGAAGCTCGGCATGGGGGCTTTCCTGGGCGTCGGCCAGGGCTCGTCGCGGCCGCCACGGCTGGTGGTGATGCGCTGGAGCGGCGGCAAGGAGAAGGATCAGCCGATCGCCTTCATCGGCAAGGGCGTCGTGTTCGATACCGGCGGCATCTCGATCAAGCCGGCCGCCGGCATGGAGGACATGAAGGGCGACATGGCTGGCGCGGCCTGCGTCACTGGACTGATGCACGCGCTCGCCGCCCGCAAGGCCAAGGCCAATGTGATCGGTGCGATCGGTCTGGTCGAGAACATGCCCGACGGCAACGCGCAGCGTCCGGGCGACATCGTCACCTCGATGTCGGGCCAGACGATCGAGATCATCAACACCGATGCCGAGGGCCGGCTCGTGCTGGCCGACGTGGTCTGGTACGTCCAGGACCGCTTCAAGCCGCGCTTCATGCTCGATCTCGCCACCCTGACCGGTGCGATCCTGGTCGCGCTCGGCAAGACCCATGCGGGCCTGTTCTCGACCTCCGACGAGCTTGCCGCCCAGGTCAGCGCCGCCGGCGAGGCGACCGGCGAGCGCGTCTGGCGCATGCCGCTCGGGCCCGACTACGACAAGATGATCGATTCCACTTTCGCCGACATGAAGAATACCGGCGGCCGCTACGGCGGCTCGATCACCGCGGCGCAGTTCATCAAGCGCTTCACCAACGACGTGCCCTGGGTGCATCTCGACATTGCCGGCACCGGCATGGAGGCGAGCGCCTCCGAGATCAACAAGGCCTGGTCCTCCGGCTGGGGCGTCCGCCTGCTCGACCGGATGGTGAAAGACAACTATGAGGGGTAG
- a CDS encoding LptF/LptG family permease translates to MGLIERYLLKRLTAAFLTTLVALAGVVWTTQALRQMSLVTAKGQTLLILVEISVLALPYLSVVIAPFALLVAAIFTLNALNADSELVVINASGGSRMVVLRPLLILAGLVGVAMLAIATVAAPEAQKLLRTEITKVNVDLIATIVRPGRFTEIEPGLTFHIRSRGGDGSLVGLVIDDRRDKEIAYTYIADRAVVLETPGRTLLVMRDGVLQRIQTRDDSLSIVKFEAYAFDLSELTPQNAKPVFRANERSTAELLAPDLADDYTAKNIGRFRYELNDRLSQPLLPVAFAVIAFLFLGDARTNRQGRGLAVALTLVAAVLVRGLHFAALSGSIGSAAAAGLTYVVPVAVIVAGLAMIRLDRQFALPRTAERLLETLADFGQSIVDRFGPRTRGEAG, encoded by the coding sequence ATGGGACTGATCGAGCGATACCTGCTCAAACGGCTGACGGCAGCGTTTCTCACGACGCTGGTCGCCCTGGCCGGCGTCGTCTGGACCACCCAAGCGCTGCGGCAGATGAGTCTCGTCACCGCCAAGGGCCAGACGCTGCTGATCCTGGTCGAGATCTCGGTGCTGGCTCTGCCCTATCTGTCGGTCGTGATCGCCCCGTTCGCGCTCCTGGTCGCCGCGATCTTCACGCTCAACGCGCTCAATGCCGACAGCGAACTGGTTGTCATCAATGCCAGCGGCGGTTCGCGCATGGTCGTGCTGCGCCCGCTCCTGATTCTCGCCGGCCTCGTCGGTGTGGCCATGCTGGCGATCGCCACCGTCGCCGCACCGGAGGCCCAGAAGCTGCTGCGCACCGAAATCACCAAGGTCAACGTCGATCTGATCGCCACCATCGTCCGGCCCGGCCGGTTCACCGAGATCGAGCCCGGCCTGACCTTCCACATCCGCAGCCGCGGCGGCGACGGGTCGCTGGTCGGACTGGTCATCGACGACCGGCGCGACAAGGAGATCGCCTATACCTACATCGCCGACCGCGCCGTGGTCCTGGAGACGCCGGGCCGGACGCTGCTCGTCATGCGCGACGGCGTGTTGCAGCGCATCCAGACCCGCGACGATTCGCTGTCGATCGTAAAATTCGAGGCCTACGCCTTCGATCTGTCCGAACTGACGCCGCAAAACGCCAAGCCGGTCTTCCGCGCCAACGAACGCAGCACGGCGGAATTGTTGGCGCCCGATCTCGCCGACGACTACACCGCGAAGAATATCGGCCGCTTCCGCTACGAACTCAACGATCGCCTGTCGCAGCCGCTGCTGCCGGTCGCCTTCGCGGTGATCGCCTTCCTGTTCCTCGGCGATGCCCGGACGAACCGCCAGGGCCGCGGCCTGGCGGTCGCGCTGACCCTGGTGGCCGCGGTGCTGGTGCGCGGCCTGCATTTCGCGGCGCTGAGCGGCTCGATCGGTTCGGCCGCCGCCGCCGGGCTGACCTATGTCGTGCCCGTGGCGGTAATCGTCGCCGGGCTTGCCATGATCCGGCTCGACCGCCAGTTCGCGCTGCCGCGCACCGCCGAGCGCCTGCTCGAGACTCTGGCCGATTTCGGCCAGTCGATCGTCGACCGCTTCGGTCCGCGCACGCGGGGGGAGGCCGGATGA
- the lptG gene encoding LPS export ABC transporter permease LptG, whose protein sequence is MIGRTLATYFAGRFVRAILLVFGFSCAIIWLFDFLELFRRTADAKGFSAGGVALISLFRVPSIAEQVLPFATLFGAIAAFLGLSRNLELVVARAAGISVWQFIAPALVVAVTLGAIGTALWNPVAAGLKDRAEERLYELTGRDKRLNPSASTSDVWLRQDGPNGESVIRARQSLDQGARLGDLTVMSFDRQGRFRARIDAREAVFADGAWVLSQALVRSEDQAPAEHAAYTIPTYLTIEQIRESLSTPETISFWALRSYVEIARNAGLPAYGYELQYQMLMARPLLLAAMVLIAATVSLGVFRFGNVGRLILGGVSAGFVLYVVVEVARDLGGVGIVNPALAAWTPAVIGSLMGFTILLYREDG, encoded by the coding sequence ATGATCGGTCGCACTCTCGCCACCTATTTCGCCGGCCGCTTCGTCCGCGCGATCCTGCTCGTGTTTGGTTTTTCCTGCGCGATCATCTGGTTGTTCGACTTTCTGGAGTTGTTCCGGCGCACCGCCGACGCCAAGGGCTTCTCGGCCGGAGGGGTCGCGCTGATCTCGCTGTTCCGGGTGCCGTCGATCGCCGAGCAGGTGCTGCCCTTCGCCACCCTGTTCGGCGCCATCGCTGCCTTCCTGGGCCTGTCGCGCAACCTCGAACTGGTCGTGGCGCGTGCGGCCGGCATATCGGTCTGGCAGTTCATCGCGCCGGCCCTGGTCGTGGCGGTGACGCTCGGCGCGATCGGTACCGCGCTCTGGAACCCTGTCGCCGCCGGCCTCAAGGACCGCGCGGAGGAACGCCTCTACGAACTGACCGGGCGCGACAAGCGCCTGAACCCGAGCGCATCGACCAGCGATGTCTGGCTGAGACAGGACGGGCCGAACGGCGAGTCTGTGATTCGCGCCCGGCAGTCGCTCGACCAGGGCGCCCGACTCGGCGACCTGACCGTGATGAGCTTCGACCGGCAGGGCCGTTTCCGGGCGCGAATCGATGCCCGCGAGGCGGTCTTTGCCGACGGCGCCTGGGTACTTTCGCAAGCTCTGGTACGCAGCGAGGACCAGGCTCCCGCGGAACATGCGGCTTATACGATCCCGACCTATCTGACGATCGAGCAGATCCGGGAGAGCCTGTCGACGCCGGAGACCATCTCGTTCTGGGCCCTGCGGAGCTATGTCGAGATTGCCCGCAATGCCGGATTGCCGGCCTACGGCTATGAACTGCAGTATCAGATGCTGATGGCGCGCCCGCTTCTGCTGGCCGCCATGGTGCTGATCGCGGCCACCGTTTCGCTGGGGGTGTTCCGGTTCGGCAATGTCGGCCGCTTGATTCTCGGTGGCGTGTCCGCGGGCTTCGTGCTTTATGTCGTGGTCGAGGTAGCCCGGGATCTGGGCGGGGTCGGGATCGTCAATCCGGCCCTCGCAGCCTGGACGCCGGCAGTGATCGGTTCCTTGATGGGATTTACGATTTTGCTGTACCGGGAGGATGGCTAG